A part of Vulcanisaeta moutnovskia 768-28 genomic DNA contains:
- a CDS encoding endonuclease NucS domain-containing protein: protein MANSGIKFEDYVAELLSRLGFKVIGRRIKITVNGVEVGEVDIVAEDNSGNKYAIEVKSGKVDVSAIRQAYVNAKVLNAKPLIVARGFSNDSSKALADELGVSVINLEEAVVLTIDELRTVIENVIYEAIGDLVNTVFTLAVKSCDGKTRDVINAVINCNDWNCVCDKLGVNPDNCGSLISDVRRELGLGNLSLSKLKTAIRLYNLVSLLVNSCNRGNT from the coding sequence GTGGCTAATTCGGGCATTAAGTTTGAGGATTATGTGGCTGAGTTATTGAGTAGACTTGGGTTTAAGGTCATTGGCCGAAGAATAAAGATCACTGTTAATGGTGTGGAGGTTGGGGAGGTAGATATCGTGGCCGAGGATAACTCAGGCAATAAGTATGCTATTGAGGTTAAGTCTGGCAAGGTTGATGTGAGCGCCATTAGGCAGGCATATGTCAATGCCAAGGTATTAAACGCGAAGCCCCTAATTGTGGCTAGGGGCTTTAGTAATGACTCGAGTAAGGCATTGGCCGATGAGTTGGGTGTTTCTGTTATAAATCTTGAGGAGGCCGTTGTACTAACCATTGATGAGTTGAGAACTGTAATTGAAAACGTGATTTATGAAGCCATTGGTGATCTAGTGAATACCGTATTTACACTGGCAGTGAAATCATGTGATGGTAAGACCAGGGACGTAATTAACGCAGTTATTAATTGCAATGATTGGAACTGCGTATGTGATAAATTGGGGGTTAATCCTGATAATTGTGGTTCTCTGATAAGCGATGTAAGGAGAGAGCTGGGGCTTGGCAATTTATCACTGAGTAAGTTGAAAACCGCGATTCGACTATATAACCTGGTATCCCTGTTAGTAAATTCATGCAATAGAGGAAATACTTAA
- the rrp42 gene encoding exosome complex protein Rrp42, whose translation MLSVTQEKGVIPKLKQDVMRKMIEQGVRIDNRGLNDYRELSIRVGVVRTADGSSLVSLGNTKVMAGVKVEVGKPFEDTPDEGALIVNLEIAPAASPDIEPGPPDENAIEIARVVDRAIRHSGFLNFKSLSIVTGRHAWFLWVDIYVLNHDGNLVDASTIAAITALMNTALPKVELDPAGNILRIDRSNKSPLALNVDKLPLTITHAKLGNFLLVDPTREEEDLSDGIYITGIAGGNVVAIQKVTGAFTKDEVNYMISNSVNQYVKLKNVVTSIMANPQTDLKL comes from the coding sequence ATGCTGAGCGTAACTCAGGAGAAAGGTGTTATTCCGAAGCTTAAGCAAGACGTTATGAGGAAAATGATTGAGCAGGGTGTTAGGATTGATAATAGGGGATTGAATGATTATAGAGAATTAAGTATTAGGGTTGGTGTTGTGAGGACCGCCGATGGAAGCTCCCTAGTATCCCTCGGTAATACTAAGGTGATGGCTGGGGTAAAGGTTGAGGTTGGAAAACCCTTCGAAGATACTCCAGATGAGGGCGCATTAATAGTAAACCTGGAAATTGCACCAGCTGCATCCCCAGACATAGAGCCTGGACCACCTGATGAGAATGCCATTGAGATTGCCAGGGTAGTAGATAGGGCAATAAGACATAGTGGTTTTCTGAATTTTAAGTCATTATCAATAGTAACGGGTAGGCACGCATGGTTCCTTTGGGTTGACATATACGTACTTAACCATGATGGCAACCTAGTGGATGCATCCACAATAGCCGCCATAACCGCATTAATGAATACTGCATTACCTAAGGTAGAGCTTGACCCAGCAGGTAATATATTGAGGATAGACAGGAGCAATAAATCGCCTTTGGCACTTAATGTCGATAAATTACCATTAACAATAACCCACGCCAAGCTAGGGAACTTCCTACTGGTAGACCCAACGCGGGAGGAGGAGGATCTATCCGACGGAATTTACATAACTGGCATAGCTGGGGGTAATGTCGTGGCTATACAAAAGGTTACTGGTGCTTTCACTAAGGATGAGGTAAATTACATGATTAGTAATTCTGTTAATCAATACGTAAAGCTCAAGAACGTGGTAACGAGTATTATGGCGAACCCGCAAACGGACCTTAAATTGTGA
- the rrp41 gene encoding exosome complex exonuclease Rrp41 — protein MGKQPPVPLIVNDRRSDGRLPNEHRPVRMEVGVISNAEGSALVAYGNTVILAAVYGPREVPQKHLELPDKAILRVRYHMIPFSTSEGRKSPTPSRREIEISKVIRTALEPVVILERFPRTTIDVYIEVLQADGSTRVTGITAASLALADAGIPMRDLLVGVSVGKVSGTIIVDLNQLEDQYGEGDMPLAIMYGRGLITLMQADGEWTPTEVNQAVELAFKAAEQIYRLQKDVLKNKYVEPSMTLTI, from the coding sequence ATGGGTAAGCAACCACCAGTACCATTGATAGTTAATGATAGGAGGAGCGATGGGAGATTACCCAATGAGCATAGACCAGTTAGGATGGAGGTTGGCGTAATAAGTAATGCCGAGGGTAGCGCATTAGTTGCCTATGGAAATACCGTAATCCTCGCTGCAGTTTATGGGCCGAGGGAAGTACCGCAAAAGCACCTTGAATTACCAGACAAGGCCATACTGAGGGTTAGGTACCACATGATCCCATTCAGCACCTCTGAGGGTAGGAAGAGCCCAACGCCATCTAGGAGAGAGATTGAGATTTCCAAGGTCATTAGGACCGCGCTCGAACCCGTCGTTATCCTCGAGAGATTCCCAAGAACCACAATAGATGTGTATATCGAGGTACTCCAGGCCGATGGTAGTACTAGGGTTACTGGAATAACTGCGGCTTCACTGGCGTTGGCAGATGCTGGTATACCCATGAGGGATTTATTGGTTGGTGTATCGGTGGGTAAGGTATCTGGGACAATAATTGTTGATTTGAACCAGCTTGAGGATCAGTATGGTGAGGGTGACATGCCCCTTGCCATAATGTATGGTCGCGGATTAATAACCCTTATGCAGGCAGATGGTGAGTGGACACCCACTGAGGTTAATCAAGCAGTTGAGCTAGCCTTCAAGGCTGCTGAGCAGATATATAGGTTGCAGAAGGACGTACTTAAGAATAAGTATGTCGAACCATCAATGACACTAACCATTTAG
- a CDS encoding GNAT family N-acetyltransferase, with the protein MVTLREARESDVETLIDLVVRLKRLNSEFDPLFSARNDCAERAREYLLNAIHDSKGHLILVAEDMGKIVGVLKADIRERLFYSPSIEGAIVDFYVMPEYRRKGLGRMMLEKAIAMLRERGAQLITAEFPTQNQIAINFYNKMGFRSLVSVYARET; encoded by the coding sequence ATGGTTACACTTAGGGAAGCTCGGGAAAGTGACGTGGAAACCTTAATTGACCTTGTGGTCAGGTTAAAACGGCTCAATAGTGAATTCGACCCCCTATTTAGCGCGAGGAATGACTGCGCGGAACGCGCCAGGGAATACCTATTAAACGCAATACATGATAGTAAAGGTCACCTGATACTTGTTGCTGAGGATATGGGGAAGATAGTTGGTGTGCTGAAGGCGGACATTAGGGAGCGATTATTCTACTCACCAAGTATTGAGGGCGCCATTGTGGACTTCTACGTAATGCCTGAGTACAGGCGTAAGGGGTTGGGTAGGATGATGCTTGAGAAGGCCATAGCAATGCTCCGTGAGAGGGGTGCCCAGTTAATAACTGCGGAGTTCCCAACACAGAATCAAATAGCCATAAACTTCTATAATAAGATGGGATTTAGATCACTCGTTAGTGTGTATGCTAGGGAGACCTAG
- a CDS encoding glycosyltransferase translates to MMVDTVEILEILIIIGTSLWAIQYLVSRRIHTYERPTLTNTQVESLPKVSIVLPVYKERRQSIEKTLDSISSQNYPKNLLEVLIVVDRDDTHTLNEALKAVGKFLSSLDVKMVINENSGRRLKAVAMNTAMKYAGGLIIGFYDADDVFPNDQVLNAILLMIERNYAAVGTRVYRFRSSVLGGLMYLESIVWYNAIIPFLRSTVRITPLSGEGLFIRRDIVDSIPQSMAEDALLSLRLTSRGYSVGLLDSYVYELAPVNIISFIRQRIRWNKGYAQNLVLIFKQGVQLNYALRVLILYILIALPPALLFISAVGFIAVTYMVVITKVYALASLYQLVLAMVISEIVVLYLMRDFINESMNMGKAVVLLPIYWLLLGTVTITSPLVPINNWLKTTR, encoded by the coding sequence ATGATGGTTGATACGGTTGAAATACTAGAGATATTAATAATAATTGGTACATCATTATGGGCAATACAATACCTCGTTTCAAGGAGGATCCACACATACGAGAGACCAACATTAACAAACACCCAGGTAGAGAGTTTACCAAAGGTCTCAATAGTATTACCTGTTTATAAGGAGAGAAGGCAAAGTATTGAGAAGACGCTCGACAGTATATCATCACAGAACTACCCTAAAAACCTTCTTGAGGTTTTGATAGTTGTTGATAGGGACGATACCCATACACTTAACGAGGCATTAAAGGCTGTGGGGAAGTTCCTAAGTTCACTGGATGTTAAGATGGTAATTAATGAGAACTCGGGACGTAGGCTTAAGGCCGTGGCCATGAACACCGCCATGAAATACGCAGGAGGCTTAATTATTGGCTTTTACGATGCGGATGACGTATTCCCAAACGACCAGGTCCTTAATGCCATTCTCCTAATGATTGAGAGGAATTACGCAGCCGTGGGCACCAGGGTGTATAGGTTCAGGAGTAGTGTGCTTGGTGGTTTAATGTACCTAGAATCAATAGTTTGGTATAATGCGATAATACCATTCCTAAGGTCTACCGTGAGGATAACGCCATTATCCGGGGAGGGTCTCTTCATAAGGAGGGACATTGTTGACTCAATACCGCAGAGCATGGCTGAGGATGCATTACTATCGTTAAGGTTAACTAGTCGTGGATACTCAGTGGGTCTCCTTGATTCTTACGTTTATGAATTAGCGCCTGTGAATATTATTAGCTTCATAAGACAGAGGATTAGGTGGAATAAGGGTTATGCCCAAAACCTCGTCCTAATATTTAAACAAGGCGTTCAATTAAACTATGCATTGAGGGTATTAATACTGTACATATTGATAGCATTACCACCGGCATTACTATTTATTTCCGCAGTGGGTTTTATCGCTGTTACCTACATGGTGGTGATAACCAAGGTATACGCACTGGCTTCCCTCTATCAATTAGTTCTCGCAATGGTAATATCAGAGATTGTGGTTCTGTACCTAATGCGTGATTTTATAAATGAAAGCATGAACATGGGAAAAGCCGTCGTATTATTACCCATTTATTGGTTATTATTGGGCACTGTGACAATAACATCACCACTAGTACCAATCAATAATTGGTTAAAGACTACTCGCTAA
- a CDS encoding AAA family ATPase translates to MTRLVKAIIKGFKGLSEELTINFSGNTIIVGRSGSGKTSLMEALALLMQSRGEEWLVLEGNYIIIHEPEDLVYGLDLNEEVRVGAYYEVDEDGEKLGRSIGLELNRGSIIGYHYSFRLSDYWVRQEIYLGNDLVATIEKVGNEGLMKYPVNARLCITPTHVIHEDAFMVCDGDVSRKAYSLAFILRNMLKNKFYYLGEGRVCWWKRDYETTVDLPSNSVGSDGQYTVHQLSVIETRPEYEGVYNELMELVSELGIEGIKAGFTAPKRISGYVKVRGKWVPMYHAGLKVKALLPVIVQLALTPPGSVLLIDSIDLGLTPDELNVVVDIVNRIASRVGYQVIMSSKTAPTVNVKVVNISE, encoded by the coding sequence ATGACGAGACTCGTGAAGGCAATCATTAAGGGCTTTAAGGGATTGAGTGAGGAATTAACAATTAACTTTAGTGGTAATACCATAATTGTTGGGCGTAGTGGGTCAGGTAAGACGAGCCTAATGGAGGCCCTGGCACTCCTAATGCAGAGTAGGGGTGAGGAGTGGCTTGTCCTAGAGGGTAATTACATAATTATACATGAACCGGAGGATTTGGTCTATGGCCTAGATCTAAACGAGGAGGTGAGGGTTGGTGCTTATTATGAGGTTGATGAGGATGGTGAGAAACTTGGCCGTAGTATCGGCCTTGAATTAAATAGGGGCTCTATAATAGGTTATCATTATAGCTTTAGACTCAGTGATTACTGGGTTCGCCAGGAAATATACCTAGGTAATGATCTCGTGGCTACCATTGAGAAGGTTGGTAATGAAGGATTAATGAAGTACCCAGTAAATGCTAGGCTTTGCATTACGCCAACCCATGTTATTCATGAGGATGCGTTTATGGTATGTGATGGTGACGTATCGAGAAAGGCATACTCACTGGCATTCATCCTTAGGAACATGCTCAAGAATAAGTTTTACTACCTTGGTGAGGGTAGGGTCTGTTGGTGGAAGAGGGATTATGAAACCACGGTTGATCTACCGAGTAATTCCGTGGGTTCTGACGGTCAATATACCGTGCATCAACTCTCAGTGATAGAGACAAGGCCTGAGTATGAGGGTGTGTATAATGAATTAATGGAGTTGGTAAGTGAGCTTGGTATAGAGGGCATTAAGGCTGGTTTTACGGCTCCAAAGAGGATTTCCGGGTATGTTAAGGTGAGAGGTAAGTGGGTCCCCATGTACCATGCCGGTCTTAAGGTGAAGGCATTATTACCAGTAATAGTTCAATTAGCGCTTACACCACCGGGTTCAGTGCTGCTTATTGATAGTATTGACCTAGGGCTTACACCTGATGAATTAAATGTTGTGGTTGATATTGTGAATAGGATTGCCAGTAGGGTTGGTTATCAAGTAATAATGAGTAGTAAGACCGCTCCTACTGTTAATGTAAAGGTTGTGAATATTAGCGAGTAG
- a CDS encoding HIT family protein — protein MEVVFTPWRWTYIRSTNNKGEECVLCAYLHGNDDGLVVYRGKYCFIVMNKYPYNVGHVMIVPNRHVSSITDLSENELSECAALLIVIIKALVKVLGINYGDFDVGINIGRVAGAGIEEHMHIHVVPKPSVISFNSTSPEAVMNQTKEIAGKLREVISQLMSGSA, from the coding sequence ATGGAGGTTGTCTTTACACCGTGGCGTTGGACCTACATAAGGTCTACGAACAATAAGGGTGAGGAGTGCGTATTGTGTGCTTACCTACATGGTAATGATGACGGATTGGTCGTTTACAGGGGTAAGTACTGCTTCATTGTTATGAATAAGTACCCATACAATGTTGGTCATGTTATGATAGTACCCAATAGGCATGTCTCATCAATTACTGACCTAAGCGAGAATGAACTAAGCGAATGCGCGGCACTATTAATAGTGATTATTAAGGCGTTGGTAAAGGTCCTGGGAATTAACTATGGGGATTTTGATGTGGGTATTAACATTGGTAGGGTTGCCGGCGCAGGCATTGAGGAGCACATGCATATTCACGTTGTTCCAAAGCCCTCAGTAATATCATTTAACTCAACAAGCCCTGAGGCAGTCATGAACCAAACAAAGGAGATAGCGGGTAAACTTAGGGAGGTTATTTCACAACTTATGAGCGGTTCTGCATAG